The following are encoded together in the Capsulimonas corticalis genome:
- a CDS encoding PEP-CTERM sorting domain-containing protein (PEP-CTERM proteins occur, often in large numbers, in the proteomes of bacteria that also encode an exosortase, a predicted intramembrane cysteine proteinase. The presence of a PEP-CTERM domain at a protein's C-terminus predicts cleavage within the sorting domain, followed by covalent anchoring to some some component of the (usually Gram-negative) cell surface. Many PEP-CTERM proteins exhibit an unusual sequence composition that includes large numbers of potential glycosylation sites. Expression of one such protein has been shown restore the ability of a bacterium to form floc, a type of biofilm.) gives MTTINKTGAALVLALTCAFTPLAAHANLVRNGGFETGNFTNWTILGDPRFIGVDGGSDARSGAYGAYFGALGSDTTITQLIPTTPGKEYSFQFDLKNDGGVHNDFSVFFGGRALIKMVDANGFSFTHYYFNETASDPFTAIQFSGRQDPAYYELDNVSVTPASTVPEPNSLAALGVGAVCIGAAALRRKRRSNR, from the coding sequence ATGACGACAATCAACAAGACTGGCGCTGCGCTTGTGCTCGCCTTGACCTGTGCTTTTACGCCTCTCGCCGCGCACGCCAATCTGGTGCGGAACGGCGGCTTTGAAACTGGCAATTTTACCAATTGGACGATTCTGGGCGATCCGCGTTTTATCGGCGTTGACGGCGGCTCCGACGCCCGCTCGGGCGCTTATGGCGCCTACTTTGGCGCGCTCGGCTCCGACACCACCATCACGCAGCTCATTCCCACCACGCCGGGCAAGGAGTATAGCTTTCAGTTTGACCTGAAGAACGACGGCGGCGTGCACAACGATTTTTCCGTCTTTTTCGGCGGACGCGCGTTAATCAAGATGGTGGACGCCAACGGTTTTTCCTTCACGCACTATTACTTCAACGAAACGGCGTCCGACCCATTCACGGCGATCCAGTTTTCCGGACGGCAGGATCCGGCGTACTATGAACTCGACAATGTCAGCGTGACGCCCGCCTCCACCGTTCCCGAGCCGAATTCGCTCGCGGCGCTGGGCGTCGGCGCCGTCTGTATCGGCGCGGCGGCTCTGCGCCGCAAACGCCGGTCGAACCGTTAG